In a single window of the Heliangelus exortis chromosome 1, bHelExo1.hap1, whole genome shotgun sequence genome:
- the LOC139798900 gene encoding hyaluronidase-1-like, translating into MDVWGRQLAVTLLLVVVDAQLLKPSRAPLGLHKPFMVVWNAPTEQCRLRYKVDLDLSVFDIASNANETLSGSNVTIFYHTHLGYYPYYSDSGAPVNGGVPQNESLIKHLSKAKSDIDYCIPMKKFQGLAVIDWENWRPQWDRNWGNKSIYRNKSLEMVRARHPRWPEGKIRKVAKEEFENAGKSFMNSTILLAERMRPNGLWGYYLYPDCYNYDYKEHPQTYTGKCPAIESSRNDLLLWLWKESTALYPSIYLDYILKSSPNALKFVHYRVKEAIRVASIARKDYVLPVFVYSRPFYAYTFHVLTEMDLVNTIGESAALGAAGVVLWGSMQYASSKESCLTVKRYIDGPLGHYIINVTSAAKLCSKVLCKKNGRCIRKNSDSSAYLHLSPTNFKIHAHHSERGPRFQVTGKPSLESIEAMRQRFMCQCYQGWTGIFCELPDKRLTESWGHVVGSRSRKQKFCVLLIGAMQLHLLYTTR; encoded by the exons ATGGACGTTTGGGGCAGGCAGTTAGCAGTgacactgctgcttgttgtgGTTGATGCTCAGCTGCTGAAGCCATCACGGGCCCCTCTGGGTCTGCACAAACCCTTCATGGTGGTTTGGAACGCACCGACAGAGCAGTGCAGGCTACGGTACAAGGTCGACCTGGACCTCAGTGTTTTTGACATTGCATCCAATGCCAACGAGACTCTAAGTGGGTCCAATGTGACAATCTTCTACCACACTCATTTGGGATACTATCCCTACTACTCAGATAGTGGAGCTCCTGTCAACGGAGGGGTGCCCCAGAACGAAAGTCTTATCAAGCACCTTAGTAAAGCCAAGTCAGACATTGACTACTGCATACCCATGAAGAAATTTCAGGGACTGGCAGTCATTGACTGGGAAAACTGGAGACCCCAGTGGGATAGGAACTGGGGCAATAAAAGCATTTATAGGAATAAATCTCTTGAGATGGTTAGGGCACGGCATCCTCGGTGGCCAGAGGGCAAAATTAGGAAAGTGGCTAAAGAGGAATTTGAAAATGCTGGCAAGAGTTTTATGAACAGCACAATCCTTCTTGCAGAGCGCATGAGACCAAATGGTTTGTGGGGTTACTATCTTTACCCAGACTGCTACAATTATGATTACAAAGAGCACCCCCAAACATACACAGGGAAATGTCCAGCCATTGAATCTTCCCGCAATGATCTCTTGCTTTGGCTGTGGAAGGAAAGCACTGCTCTGTACCCTTCTATATACCTGGACTATATACTGAAGTCAAGTCCAAATGCACTAAAGTTTGTTCACTATCGGGTTAAGGAGGCAATTCGTGTGGCCTCAATTGCTAGAAAAGACTACGTTTTGCCTGTTTTTGTTTACTCCAGACCATTTTATGCCTACACTTTTCATGTCCTAACAGAG ATGGATCTGGTCAATACCATTGGTGAAAGTGCAGCCTTGGGAGCAGCTGGAGTTGTCCTCTGGGGCAGTATGCAATACGCCAGCTCAAAG GAGAGCTGTTTAACTGTGAAACGATACATTGATGGACCCCTAGGACATTACATCATTAATGTGACCTCAGCAGCCAAACTCTGTAGCAAGGTCCTGTGTAAGAAGAATGGAAGGTGTATCCGCAAAAACAGTGACTCCTCTGCTTACCTCCACTTGTCACCCACTAATTTTAAGATCCACGCCCATCATTCAGAGAGGGGCCCCAGGTTCCAGGTGACTGGCAAACCCAGCCTGGAGAGTATTGAAGCCATGAGGCAGAGATTCATGTGCCAGTGTTACCAGGGCTGGACGGGAATATTTTGTGAATTGCCTGACAAAAGGCTAACGGAGAGCTGGGGTCATGTTGTTGGCAGTAGgtcaagaaaacagaagttttgtGTGCTCCTCATAGGAGCCATGCAACTTCATCTTCTTTATACTACACGCTAA